The proteins below are encoded in one region of Methanofollis aquaemaris:
- a CDS encoding methanogenesis marker 14 protein, producing the protein MCPHFFDRFFKPKPYIVESVPPPSVAHGAGMTMPEYKVKPYFIVASVEMGNTTTKCILTGTNLETGHAYAINKTVKMSRDVRPPKPGEEVFGATLDGTEITRESVTDLVRDTLIECHKEAGLSIADDLDFVVRSTGVVAAMDSPDQVGEFVIALANGCLAAGVPPRKMTPPMSKENLPKKLQQHSFADKVVFVGAVAGVVPPVGSSGVEMVANEMEGELAMAGIKEGAKNTPVDFRNPCISIDFGTTLDGRITSDVAPGSSDPFAKTIGNFCGLAGSIPDSIVRGTGQVEGRTGTALDMFGDKSALEGVSRIGRSAGIVEDYVGQVHRHIDIRRVPPDRERFGRVPVNSRIAHDSGVVLIGCDVGENGSETGALNTIGAEIYEKYGKGLLTDVIDHVCSEMALRLIDVAVEHEMVPENSSIGFTGRAAISGKKPQYILDGIAERGLYKDPQDHLVFVDDGLARGAALMGRCMNSLGKPKNPLGGVRGGRCIMAERIKIGK; encoded by the coding sequence ATGTGCCCCCATTTTTTTGACCGCTTCTTTAAACCGAAGCCATATATCGTGGAGAGCGTACCGCCCCCCTCGGTCGCCCACGGTGCCGGGATGACCATGCCTGAATACAAGGTCAAGCCTTACTTCATCGTCGCCTCAGTGGAGATGGGCAACACCACCACCAAGTGCATCCTCACCGGCACCAACCTGGAGACCGGCCACGCCTATGCCATCAACAAGACCGTAAAGATGAGCCGGGACGTCCGACCACCCAAACCCGGCGAAGAGGTCTTCGGGGCGACCCTGGACGGGACCGAGATCACGAGAGAGTCGGTCACCGACCTGGTCCGCGACACCCTTATCGAGTGTCACAAAGAGGCCGGACTCTCGATCGCCGACGACCTCGACTTTGTGGTGAGGAGCACCGGCGTGGTGGCGGCGATGGACTCCCCCGACCAGGTCGGCGAGTTCGTGATCGCCCTGGCCAACGGGTGCCTCGCGGCCGGTGTCCCGCCCAGGAAGATGACGCCCCCCATGTCCAAGGAGAACCTCCCGAAAAAGCTCCAGCAGCACAGTTTCGCCGACAAGGTCGTCTTTGTCGGGGCAGTCGCCGGCGTCGTCCCGCCGGTCGGAAGTTCTGGCGTCGAGATGGTCGCCAACGAGATGGAGGGCGAACTCGCGATGGCCGGGATCAAGGAGGGGGCGAAGAACACCCCGGTCGACTTCCGCAACCCCTGCATCTCCATCGACTTCGGGACCACGCTCGACGGGCGGATCACCTCCGACGTCGCACCGGGCAGTTCCGACCCCTTCGCAAAGACCATCGGGAACTTCTGCGGGCTTGCAGGTTCCATCCCCGACTCCATCGTCAGGGGCACCGGCCAGGTCGAGGGACGGACCGGAACGGCGCTGGACATGTTCGGGGACAAGAGCGCCCTCGAAGGCGTCTCCAGGATCGGGCGGAGCGCCGGGATCGTCGAGGACTATGTCGGGCAGGTCCACCGGCACATCGACATCAGGCGCGTCCCGCCCGACCGCGAACGCTTCGGCCGGGTGCCGGTCAACTCCAGGATCGCCCATGATTCAGGGGTGGTTCTCATCGGCTGCGACGTCGGGGAGAACGGGAGCGAGACCGGAGCACTCAATACCATCGGCGCAGAGATCTATGAGAAGTACGGTAAAGGTCTGCTCACCGATGTGATCGACCACGTCTGCTCTGAGATGGCCCTCCGGCTCATCGACGTCGCCGTCGAACACGAGATGGTCCCCGAGAACTCGTCCATCGGCTTCACCGGCCGGGCGGCGATTTCAGGGAAGAAACCGCAGTACATCCTGGACGGGATCGCGGAGCGCGGATTGTACAAAGACCCACAGGACCACCTGGTCTTTGTGGACGACGGACTTGCGAGGGGCGCCGCCCTGATGGGACGGTGCATGAACTCTCTCGGCAAACCGAAGAACCCGCTCGGCGGCGTCCGCGGCGGACGGTGCATCATGGCCGAGCGGATCAAGATCGGAAAATGA